One Candidatus Chazhemtobacterium aquaticus genomic window, CAAGCTACAATCAGAACTAGACATCTCAGTCAAAAATGTTGAGCTGGCCAAGATCGATCTTGAAGCCACCAATCTCTACTCTCCCATCACTGGACTTGTTGTCGCCGCCGACTCTGGTGCCGTCGGCATGAATATCACCCCAGCCGCCTTTACCATTACCTTGCTTGATCCCAACTCCATATATTTTCAAGGGTATATTGACCAAAAAGACCTCTCCTCCATAGAGGTTAGTCAGCCTGCCACCATTGCACTTACTGCTTACCCGGATTTGGTTTTAACCGGTCAAGTTACCAGAGTAGGTTTCTTACCCCACAAAAGCAGTTATCCAGTTGCTGTCTCCATTGATGGTGACAAGGACCATCTTCGTCTTGGTCTAACCGGCAAAGCCACTCTCACCCATGGCCAAGAAAAATAGCCCGCCATCTGCCAACTTAAAAAAGCTTGTCATCAGTTCTACTCTTGCTGCCACCTTGGTTGGTTCTGCCTTCTGGATTGTTAACAACAACAAACCAGTTCAACCCCTTCCTTCATATCAAGTCAAACAAGTTATAGACGGTGATACCTTCATTACTACCGACAATCAACACGTCAGACTTCGTGATGCCCAGGCTCCTGATCAGGGCCACTGCGGTTACCAACAAGCCAAAGACGAGCTCTCCCGCCTCATCTTAAACAAACCTGTATACCTTATTGTCCGCTATCACGACTCCTATCGCCTCTACGCCGATGTCTTCACCCCTGATGGGGAAGTCAACGAGTTAATGATCAAAAGCGGTTGGGCCCGATATGACAGAGGCCTAAAACCCCACCTCGTTGCCGCCCGTCAACACGCCCAGCAGCAGAACTTGGGTATATATGGTTCCTGCATTACCACCACGCCAGATGACCCCAACTGTCTTATTAAAGGCAACATCAACACCAAGACCGGTGAAAAGATCTACTATTTTCCCGGCTGTATCTCCTACAACCGCACCATTGTTGACAAGGATCTAGGCGAGAGTTGGTTTTGTAGCGAGATTGAGGCTCGGCAATCAGGCTTCAGAAAAGCTCTAACCTGTTTCTCCCGTTCCTGGCCATAATCTTACTCACTGTTGCACATGAGTTAGAATCTACTCATGGATCTCTCCATCA contains:
- a CDS encoding thermonuclease family protein — protein: MAKKNSPPSANLKKLVISSTLAATLVGSAFWIVNNNKPVQPLPSYQVKQVIDGDTFITTDNQHVRLRDAQAPDQGHCGYQQAKDELSRLILNKPVYLIVRYHDSYRLYADVFTPDGEVNELMIKSGWARYDRGLKPHLVAARQHAQQQNLGIYGSCITTTPDDPNCLIKGNINTKTGEKIYYFPGCISYNRTIVDKDLGESWFCSEIEARQSGFRKALTCFSRSWP
- a CDS encoding efflux RND transporter periplasmic adaptor subunit; protein product: MVISGSLVTDQLLQLRFPTSGQLSHLNFSIGNRVSKGQLLARLNQSDRQTYLDRALKQYEKTRAEFDAKTKTDLTEYERTKLQSELDISVKNVELAKIDLEATNLYSPITGLVVAADSGAVGMNITPAAFTITLLDPNSIYFQGYIDQKDLSSIEVSQPATIALTAYPDLVLTGQVTRVGFLPHKSSYPVAVSIDGDKDHLRLGLTGKATLTHGQEK